The following are from one region of the Nicotiana tomentosiformis chromosome 7, ASM39032v3, whole genome shotgun sequence genome:
- the LOC104117933 gene encoding ribonuclease MRP protein subunit POP4-like isoform X1, with the protein MAMAEEQKKRTMEALERRFAQSKAELELQQHKNKKISVATTTTTTPVEKNGGHTPQGINSSPLPFKSKATSSSISSKKGYLSFSGHPSSQDVELNNPAYLQLSHSVDENLLKNTTEITGTVNDILHDLLQHGDSAQKYMQGSKNVKVDNWILLDNVVQKSSIATGARNRALQRQSKRSKRHMSIKQHKKFGSFDLPQEFHNYDIFKPMHDKWKDYVTKLLKNIGKNQLSQCLLNADLHGALILVVQCKIAGLSGVCGIMIRETVDTFGIITEDNKFQVVPKKLSVFMLQVDCWKVTLLGDKLSSRNMIT; encoded by the exons ATGGCGATGGCTGAAGAACAAAAGAAACGAACAATGGAGGCATTAGAGCGAAGATTTGCACAATCCAAAGCTGAGCTTGAGTTACAGCAGCACAAGAACAAGAAAATCTCAGTTGCTACTACAACGACAACAACTCCTGTTGAGAAAAACGGTGGACATACTCCCCAGGGCATCAATTCTTCGCCTTTGCCCTTCAAATCAAAGGCAACTTCCTCTTCTATATCATCCAAAAAAG GCTATTTATCTTTTTCTGGCCATCCATCTTCTCAAG ATGTTGAACTGAATAATCCAGCGTACCTTCAACTCTCCCATTCAGTAGACGAGAATCTTCTGAAAAATACTACTGAG ATTACTGGTACTGTTAACGATATTTTGCACGATCTTCTCCAACATGGTGATTCAGCCCAGAAATATATGCAGGGGTCAAAAAATGTGAAAGTTGATAACTGGATTCTTCTTGATAATGTTGTTCAAAAAAGTAGCATTGCTACTGGAGCTCGTAATCGGGCTTTGCAGAGACAGTCAAAGAGATCTAAAAGACATATGTCCATAAAGCAACATAAGAAATTTGGATCATTTGATTTGCCTCAAGAGTTCCACAA CTATGACATCTTCAAGCCAATGCACGATAAGTGGAAAGACTATGTAACAAAACTCCTGAAGAATATTGG GAAAAATCAGTTATCACAATGTCTCCTTAATGCAGACTTACATGGTGCACTAATTCTAG TTGTTCAGTGCAAAATAGCTGGCTTAAGTGGTGTATGTGGTATCATGATTCGTGAGACCGTAGATACATTTGGAATAATCACAGAAGACAACAAATTTCAAG TTGTACCAAAAAAGCTTTCTGTATTTATGCTGCAAGTGGACTGCTGGAAAGTTACATTACTCGGAGACAAACTCAGTTCGAGAAACATGATTACATGA
- the LOC104117933 gene encoding ribonuclease MRP protein subunit POP4-like isoform X2, which translates to MAMAEEQKKRTMEALERRFAQSKAELELQQHKNKKISVATTTTTTPVEKNGGHTPQGINSSPLPFKSKATSSSISSKKGYLSFSGHPSSQDVELNNPAYLQLSHSVDENLLKNTTEITGTVNDILHDLLQHGDSAQKYMQGSKNVKVDNWILLDNVVQKSSIATGARNRALQRQSKRSKRHMSIKQHKKFGSFDLPQEFHKKNQLSQCLLNADLHGALILVVQCKIAGLSGVCGIMIRETVDTFGIITEDNKFQVVPKKLSVFMLQVDCWKVTLLGDKLSSRNMIT; encoded by the exons ATGGCGATGGCTGAAGAACAAAAGAAACGAACAATGGAGGCATTAGAGCGAAGATTTGCACAATCCAAAGCTGAGCTTGAGTTACAGCAGCACAAGAACAAGAAAATCTCAGTTGCTACTACAACGACAACAACTCCTGTTGAGAAAAACGGTGGACATACTCCCCAGGGCATCAATTCTTCGCCTTTGCCCTTCAAATCAAAGGCAACTTCCTCTTCTATATCATCCAAAAAAG GCTATTTATCTTTTTCTGGCCATCCATCTTCTCAAG ATGTTGAACTGAATAATCCAGCGTACCTTCAACTCTCCCATTCAGTAGACGAGAATCTTCTGAAAAATACTACTGAG ATTACTGGTACTGTTAACGATATTTTGCACGATCTTCTCCAACATGGTGATTCAGCCCAGAAATATATGCAGGGGTCAAAAAATGTGAAAGTTGATAACTGGATTCTTCTTGATAATGTTGTTCAAAAAAGTAGCATTGCTACTGGAGCTCGTAATCGGGCTTTGCAGAGACAGTCAAAGAGATCTAAAAGACATATGTCCATAAAGCAACATAAGAAATTTGGATCATTTGATTTGCCTCAAGAGTTCCACAA GAAAAATCAGTTATCACAATGTCTCCTTAATGCAGACTTACATGGTGCACTAATTCTAG TTGTTCAGTGCAAAATAGCTGGCTTAAGTGGTGTATGTGGTATCATGATTCGTGAGACCGTAGATACATTTGGAATAATCACAGAAGACAACAAATTTCAAG TTGTACCAAAAAAGCTTTCTGTATTTATGCTGCAAGTGGACTGCTGGAAAGTTACATTACTCGGAGACAAACTCAGTTCGAGAAACATGATTACATGA